The genomic stretch ataatataatatgataattatatGATAATGACACCGGCCATTAATAAccaatttatatttctctaaataaatttattttataaaaatatttttattataattatattacaatattataataaatatttaatgaataatgtataattacactaatttaagaaaatatctttattatctatctattctattctattctattctattatataaaaatagaattGTTGTATTTAATAATGGAACTGATGTGGCATGCTCTTGAGGTGTTTCCAAATCTATTTCATTTAATTCGTCAAAgcaaatcaattataattaattaattatatcaattaattaatttgattagcCATTCAAATCTcacaatttattataatttatataaattaattaattataatcaaTATTCAATGCGTTATTAAACTACGTACCAATTATcgatatttttaatcattctaaTTATATCAATTGATATAGTTCTAATCTGCATTTaagtataataattttattagaagATAGTTGATGCACATATTAATACTGACCTATTTAATTTGATATCAATTagtggataataataataataataataaaaggttTACATGGTACatgtattatattttaaaaaaggtaaaatatatttaaaaaaaataggatatcaataattaattgtgattaatatcaacatcaataattaattcttataattatttttgtacgACTAAAAGTTTCGTATAgtgttttttttatgtaaaataaaaaaagtttgtGATTCATAACATTTTCATAAAGTTTTATCGTATGGACACAAGATTAATTAGAtaacaaattgaattttaattaatatattttattttctgttcatattttttcattaattatcttactttttatatttacagtaaatattgaatgtaaaaagaaaaaaataatattgaatgttatatattttatttatttagagtcataattaaatttgatataattatagcaAGTATCTAGAATTAATAATAACATGATACTACAATTTTAAgttgtataatataataaaaaaaatgtatcaATTTATGTATGCCTCCTATTAGAACCGTCAAAATTGGCTAAACTCATCGGACCAATCCGTTTACCCATTTAAATGGACGGACTTTACCTCTAAAATTAAACCCGTTTAAATTTCGGGCTAGCCTGTGTGCTAAATGAGTGGCccgtttattttttttacaattttttcaaaaaaatcagtATTTTTAGTTGATATTTCTCTCGATTCGACCTGAAAATCAGACCTATCagctaaaaaaaattatttttaaagatttttgaCCTAAAAGTggtattttttgtcaaaatatttttcaaaaaataaaattaaatgataaacGGGCTGGCCCGTTTAATCCATTGGACTGACCATAAACGGTCTGGGCTAGAAATTAAAATTCTGGCCTGCGAATAAAGTGGGCTTAAACGGGCCAGCCCATTTAACCCACTTGCTTAATGGGTTGGGCCTAAATGGACCGGACTAGCCCGTTTGACAGCCCTACTTCCTATATAGCaatgatattatatatatttatatatctcttttagctcttttctaaaaatattggcatataattaacgtagataacatatatattgagtaagtatctctattgaattaatcataaaggttaataaaatataatgaaaTAAATTTTACCTAACTGTAGTAAGTATCTCCATTGAAGATATTTGCTAATTATTACCGTGTATAattagtgtatatatatatatatatatatatatatatatagaaggaGTAATAGTGAATTGttacaattatttaatttatcatttaaaaaattcgTACCTCGGACATAAATTttcttctgtttattatttttcatacctAAGGGCTACTAATTACGATTCTATCAACAGTGTTACCTATGGTACGGTAGATTATGTaatgaaaaagtttgaaaaataaaggCAAGAATTATAAGGTTATGGAAAGTCCATAcaaatttgacaagaacaaGACGACTTATGTAGAAATGGTTCTCATGGATGATAAGATAAGTTGATTATTTTCCATGATTCTTTCAAGTGATGCTAGATCCatcttataaatattttttgtttatattttaaatttatttgacaAGTAAACCCTCGCACGAATAAAAGAAAGTacgattttataaatttataagtGTTAATAgtctttatatttaatttgtttaatagTGTGATAATATAGCTAATATATTTGTTGGTGGATTTAACTattattactatattatttatgatcacATTCAGTATACATGTgtgatttattgaaaaaagtaCATTATTAAAAccgattaataactattttagaattaatccaattaacaccgaattaaaaaaaaaacaatgcataatatgttacttttttattaatcaaattattataatttaaattaatttcaaaaaaataatttaaaattataatttcaatcttctCACGTGCATGGCACGGGTGATTATACTTGTTAATTATTATAAgtgagacaaaaaaaatatgaaagagaataTATTGAAGGGTTATAAATCACactttattttttcaatttttttcaacaattgaaaaaatccattccccatGATGCACAAGGTTTGGATTAACATCctcttaattattaaattaagtTTTAGCTAAAATATATTTAGTGGGAAAAATATAGCATAAATAATTAACGTGTCTATTGCTGCTACTAACTGAACcggtatatatatattcattgatcaaagaaatggaagaattttaattaattggtaTGTAATATAGAAACTGAAAAAACgcaaattagttaattaaatgGTCTATAAGATATAGGAATTAAGGGATTCATTAATTCAGACCTTTATTATTGCATCACACACTAGAATATTCAAGAGAGGTGATGATATGAGATATTGCAAATTGGGACCagacatatatataaaagttaatcaaagtaatcaaaataaaattaaatgtcaAGGAACAACCACCAAACTTGCATTATTCTAGCTAGTAGATATATGTTTATATGGTGTCAAAAGGTGTCCATTTTTTTCATACCATGTGCTTTAAATACGCAACAACATACAAAAAAGAGATTAGATTAGTGATATTATCTGAACTAATTTTTTAGAGAAATATTAATTTGAGGTGCTGCATAATTAAGCTTTTTAAATATATCAATAGAGAGACCCCtcaaattaaattatttctttaaaaCGTTCCCAAAAAATGTAGCACAAATAACATCTCTTGTtcacaaaatatatatatatatagttcaaTAACAATGAAGGATCCTATTATTTATGAGGACTAGAAGCTAAATAACCAAGTTGTTCAGCCAAGACATCTACATCTTCAGCAGCTGCAAGAACATCTTCATCTTCAAAACCTTCATTCAACAAATCTTCCCAAAACACTTcatcaatattattattattattattatttctacTTACTCCAACTTGAGCATGAGCATGATGATATTCACTGCTACTTTGTCCCTTAACATTCAAACCAAGAAGGTCCATCTCTGATACCTCAAAATCAAACTtgtcatcattatcatcatcatcatcatcaatgtGTGATTCTAGTTTAATAAAAGTTGAGCAATCTTCATCAACAAAACCTAATAATCCATCATGATAACCTACTGCTACTTCAACATTATTGTTACTAGGTCCTTGATGAATAGGTCTCATCCTCTTATTAGagaaagcttcctccaattccTTCCTCCAATCCTTTTGTTGAACCAATTGCTGCACAAAGTTTGGATTCTGCATTGCCCTTGCCATGAAGGTCATCATCTGCTGCTGTTTCTGCTCCGTATTTCGAAGCTTAACTTCCATGGCTTGAATTTGAGACTTTGTAGTCTGCTGCTGTTGTCTGAGCTTCACCAGCTCCGCCATTAGTACCTGCCGGTCACGCCGCAACCGATTGAGTTCTCCATCTAATCCACCAAACCTTCCAACTTCAACACAAGGGTCTAAACCTTGctggtgatgatgatgagtttGATTTGTCTTCCTCCTTTTGATGTTCTTCAAAAGCACCCTTTGCCCTCTAAGAAACATCTCATTAGCAAATTCCCACCTATCTGGATCTACCTTTTTAAAACCCTACAATATAATATCAATTTCTTCTTTATTGGTTTCACCTAGAAAGCCATATTTACACcctaatcatcaaaataataCCAATAATCATCATATTCATGTAGTAACATTGCAGATGatgatatatatatacttttgtaATTTCCTACTTTATGCATATGGATGGTGTATGTTGAAGATATTTAATTTGCCTAACAaagttttagtatttttaatttgtaactGTTCATGAACAATCTACTATGTTCTACAATAGGGAAACCCAAATGA from Arachis stenosperma cultivar V10309 chromosome 9, arast.V10309.gnm1.PFL2, whole genome shotgun sequence encodes the following:
- the LOC130951897 gene encoding heat stress transcription factor A-6b-like; translated protein: MNPDDHGVGRVMKEEYLGEGSCSFSYPMVADVPPPPLPAPPPHPMEGLNESGPPPFLTKTYDIVEDPSTNHIVSWSKGNNSFVVWDPQAFCITLLPRFFKHNNFSSFVRQLNTYGFKKVDPDRWEFANEMFLRGQRVLLKNIKRRKTNQTHHHHQQGLDPCVEVGRFGGLDGELNRLRRDRQVLMAELVKLRQQQQTTKSQIQAMEVKLRNTEQKQQQMMTFMARAMQNPNFVQQLVQQKDWRKELEEAFSNKRMRPIHQGPSNNNVEVAVGYHDGLLGFVDEDCSTFIKLESHIDDDDDDNDDKFDFEVSEMDLLGLNVKGQSSSEYHHAHAQVGVSRNNNNNNNIDEVFWEDLLNEGFEDEDVLAAAEDVDVLAEQLGYLASSPHK